In one window of Clostridium estertheticum subsp. estertheticum DNA:
- a CDS encoding VirB4 family type IV secretion system protein translates to MNILNIGKKEKTLTVKEQEKEYTKDFVDMISPSVIKFFPSYYVFGNTCRRVFALRNYPLHSENMALLRKFGETSNVTLKIYCNKMSVNEYENSIESSVHKNISDTTENQFIKRTKANQQLEVTQNLVQYLNQNKDESMFKVQVYIEVIANSQAELEKLTHTVIIKLGGITFDNLFLKQREGFTAVNPCGNPKAFGTQFERHMPSSSVANLFPLSYSGSIDKHGFKLGKDKFGGYIITDFGKRTKTHTNSSIVILGNSGEGKSYLLKLIITNLMLKKKNVICLDPEHEYVTLTNNLKGTFIDLMSGKYVINVLEPKMFDDGTYELTESDDDYVGTFAKNTILSQHISFLRDFFRAYKSFDDELLDVLEVMLEKTYLKFKITYTSDLGNKKSNDYPILSDLYETTHKEFEEYDEKNDVIYTKEHLRKLLLGLNSICNGSDSRFFNKQTNIPNYKFVTFGVKSLLEASSNLKNAMLFNVLSYMSNKLLVEGDTASILDEFYLFLDNKVMVKYVRNFMKRVRKKDSAMILASQNIEDFLAKDVVELTKPLFAIPTYKFLFYPGAIDKKIYMNLLNVNESEYKLIQSSNRGNCLFLSGNEKFNLQVEAPKYKEVLFGNAGGR, encoded by the coding sequence ATGAACATATTAAATATTGGTAAAAAGGAAAAAACACTTACAGTAAAAGAACAAGAAAAAGAATACACAAAAGATTTTGTAGACATGATTAGTCCCAGTGTAATAAAATTTTTCCCTAGTTATTATGTATTTGGGAATACATGTAGAAGAGTTTTTGCACTTAGAAATTACCCATTACATTCTGAAAACATGGCTTTATTAAGAAAATTTGGAGAGACAAGCAACGTAACATTAAAAATATACTGTAATAAAATGAGTGTTAATGAATATGAAAACTCTATAGAATCTAGTGTACATAAAAATATTTCTGATACAACAGAAAATCAGTTTATAAAAAGAACTAAAGCAAACCAACAACTAGAGGTTACACAAAATTTAGTACAATACTTAAACCAAAACAAAGACGAGAGTATGTTTAAGGTACAAGTATATATAGAAGTTATTGCAAATAGTCAGGCGGAATTAGAAAAGTTAACTCATACAGTTATAATAAAATTGGGAGGAATCACTTTTGATAATTTATTTTTAAAACAAAGAGAAGGGTTTACAGCTGTTAATCCTTGTGGAAATCCCAAAGCATTTGGAACACAATTTGAAAGACATATGCCATCAAGTAGTGTAGCAAATTTGTTCCCTCTTAGTTATAGTGGTTCGATAGATAAGCATGGTTTTAAACTGGGAAAAGATAAGTTTGGCGGATATATAATAACTGATTTTGGTAAAAGAACTAAGACACATACAAATTCAAGCATTGTAATTCTAGGTAATAGTGGAGAAGGAAAAAGTTATTTATTAAAGTTAATAATAACAAATTTAATGCTTAAAAAAAAGAATGTAATATGTCTTGATCCAGAGCATGAATATGTAACACTCACTAACAATTTAAAAGGTACATTTATTGATTTAATGAGTGGAAAGTATGTTATTAATGTACTAGAACCTAAGATGTTTGATGATGGAACATATGAACTAACTGAATCTGATGATGATTATGTTGGAACGTTTGCAAAGAACACAATATTAAGTCAACATATATCATTTTTAAGAGATTTTTTTAGAGCATATAAAAGTTTTGATGATGAATTATTAGACGTTTTAGAAGTAATGTTAGAAAAAACATATCTTAAATTTAAGATTACATACACATCTGACTTAGGAAATAAAAAATCAAATGACTACCCTATATTATCAGATTTATATGAAACTACGCATAAAGAATTTGAAGAATATGATGAAAAAAATGATGTTATTTATACTAAAGAGCATTTGAGAAAATTATTACTCGGATTGAATTCAATTTGTAATGGCTCAGATAGTAGGTTTTTCAATAAGCAGACTAACATACCCAATTATAAATTTGTAACTTTTGGAGTTAAAAGTCTATTAGAAGCTTCAAGTAATTTGAAAAATGCAATGCTCTTTAATGTGCTTTCATATATGTCAAATAAGTTATTAGTTGAAGGAGATACTGCTTCAATATTGGATGAATTTTATTTGTTTTTAGATAATAAAGTAATGGTAAAATACGTTAGAAACTTTATGAAAAGAGTTAGAAAAAAAGATAGTGCAATGATATTAGCAAGTCAAAACATAGAAGATTTCTTGGCTAAAGATGTTGTAGAACTTACTAAACCATTGTTTGCTATACCAACTTACAAGTTTTTATTTTATCCAGGAGCCATAGATAAAAAAATATATATGAATTTATTAAATGTAAATGAGAGTGAATATAAATTAATTCAATCGTCAAATAGAGGTAATTGTTTATTCCTTAGTGGAAATGAAAAATTTAATTTGCAAGTAGAAGCACCAAAATATAAAGAGGTTTTATTTGGTAATGCGGGAGGAAGATAA
- a CDS encoding glycoside hydrolase family 73 protein has protein sequence MNPKVVYQVYKALSDEKTRGKIITICVAFFFLVFVPISYFVVNNPVAIGMKAIKSIGGSVGDINVNPVQANLSEAQFFKKVSVGAMKAYKDSGVFASITLAQAKLESGTGSSGLTTKANNLFGIKGYNWTGKTVSMMTNEEVQGITISILADFRAYNSWDESIQDHTKFLTDNKIYAEHGVFSAKTYSEQAQALQNAGYATESDYSRQLVTIIKQYNLEKYDKK, from the coding sequence ATGAATCCTAAAGTAGTATATCAAGTTTATAAAGCTTTAAGTGATGAAAAAACAAGAGGAAAAATTATTACAATTTGTGTTGCATTTTTCTTCTTGGTATTTGTTCCAATATCATATTTTGTTGTTAATAATCCAGTAGCAATAGGTATGAAAGCAATAAAAAGTATAGGTGGAAGTGTGGGAGATATTAATGTAAATCCAGTACAAGCTAATCTTTCAGAAGCACAATTTTTTAAAAAGGTATCTGTTGGAGCAATGAAAGCATACAAAGATAGTGGAGTTTTTGCTTCAATAACACTAGCACAAGCAAAGCTAGAAAGTGGGACAGGGTCGAGCGGTTTAACAACCAAAGCAAATAATTTATTTGGAATTAAAGGATATAATTGGACTGGAAAAACCGTTAGTATGATGACAAATGAAGAAGTTCAAGGGATAACAATATCAATATTAGCAGACTTTAGAGCCTATAATAGTTGGGATGAAAGTATACAAGACCATACAAAATTTTTAACGGATAACAAAATATATGCAGAGCATGGAGTGTTTAGTGCAAAGACTTATTCTGAACAAGCACAAGCATTACAGAATGCAGGATATGCAACAGAATCGGATTATTCAAGACAACTTGTCACAATAATAAAGCAATATAATTTAGAAAAATATGATAAAAAATAA
- a CDS encoding SHOCT domain-containing protein, with the protein MNKKKSFINPTTICMGICAILLFNVFYKTYEYSPNDPIGATEGRLVLGIAGAIGGAFMGLILRYIGHLFFRLSRTDRLIRQQNKILSNNNYNQNSKVNELKELNELKKSGALSEEEFKKMKNEILNRN; encoded by the coding sequence GTGAATAAAAAAAAATCATTTATAAATCCAACTACAATATGTATGGGTATATGTGCAATATTATTATTCAATGTATTTTATAAGACATATGAATATAGTCCAAATGACCCAATAGGGGCTACTGAAGGAAGGCTTGTTTTAGGAATAGCGGGTGCAATAGGTGGTGCTTTTATGGGTTTAATATTGAGATATATAGGGCATTTATTTTTTAGACTTAGTCGTACAGATAGATTAATAAGACAACAAAATAAAATTTTATCTAATAATAATTACAACCAAAATAGCAAAGTTAATGAACTAAAAGAATTAAATGAGTTGAAAAAAAGCGGTGCATTATCGGAAGAAGAATTTAAAAAAATGAAAAATGAAATATTGAATAGAAACTAA
- a CDS encoding DUF6103 family protein: MKKIQLKVEFNDKKLKAIKVSLKEKNKDFDTEILKFLNGLYSKSVPKSLKKYIESDLEPEEKTEAIKENEKINEEIKQEGNEEISNKPLENNNNMR, encoded by the coding sequence ATGAAAAAAATTCAATTAAAAGTAGAGTTTAATGATAAAAAACTTAAAGCAATTAAAGTGTCTTTAAAAGAAAAAAACAAAGATTTTGATACTGAAATATTGAAATTTTTGAATGGATTATATAGTAAAAGTGTACCAAAATCATTAAAAAAATACATAGAAAGTGACCTTGAACCCGAAGAAAAAACGGAAGCAATTAAAGAAAATGAGAAAATAAATGAAGAAATAAAACAAGAAGGAAATGAAGAAATATCTAACAAACCACTTGAAAATAATAACAATATGCGTTAG
- a CDS encoding class I SAM-dependent methyltransferase, whose amino-acid sequence MKDLRICPQCSSKSRSDYTRFFIKKFINEINLDNRIIDLGCGRARNIYYLDKLGFENITAIDINKFKEVDLNKFSFIQADLNDSIPLSNKYNIIMCNFLLMFIEDREKLINEITRISYKNAFCIVELNKKHLANGIKYDFKEIVEMFSVDWDIINLRLKENKFIAKKRSI is encoded by the coding sequence ATGAAAGATTTACGAATATGCCCCCAATGCTCTTCTAAAAGTAGAAGTGATTATACTAGGTTTTTTATTAAGAAATTTATAAATGAAATAAACTTAGATAATAGAATAATAGATTTAGGATGTGGCAGAGCAAGAAATATTTATTATCTTGATAAATTAGGATTTGAAAATATTACAGCTATAGACATAAATAAATTTAAAGAAGTAGATTTAAACAAGTTTAGTTTTATTCAAGCTGATTTAAATGACAGTATTCCATTATCAAATAAATATAATATAATAATGTGTAATTTTTTATTAATGTTTATTGAAGATAGAGAAAAATTAATAAATGAAATTACTAGAATATCTTATAAAAATGCTTTTTGCATAGTTGAATTAAATAAAAAACATTTAGCTAATGGAATTAAATATGATTTTAAAGAAATTGTTGAGATGTTTTCTGTTGATTGGGATATTATAAATTTAAGATTAAAAGAAAATAAATTTATTGCTAAGAAAAGGAGCATTTAA
- a CDS encoding type IV secretory system conjugative DNA transfer family protein, whose translation MNNNSNTRKNNNGRSNDLQNIDTVKSTDDFILYSVGLVLALFFIIVSLPTVLFALVLTIIFINIKKINKIYFCVTSLILAILVNFKFSFIENYLLSSINFFKLFFSTIIKGNSVNMPTIYKNYIFHVNLVWQLLIALIISSVIAEIHYIHTKEAKKGISKADKKREVEKESAITKYLEKIDLQKHDDTTTTIGADYENIKSVKINDNAKHIIVAGTTGAGKTVAIANFIESALQKNYPVLAIDGKGDLGEGSLLNYMQALSKKNNRKLYIINFVEPSFSDCYNPFKNAGMTEAKDMLIGMSDWSEPHYKVNTERYLQQLIKILNIKKIPLDLNTIIKYSPTLFQNLITEMKDKEEISIDEFTKLSDIIEITAPIVNSAMARFATTAESEAGEIFNCSGVDVYTALKEKANILIILDPLGKPELSKQVGRLAILDAKKAVSKLFSDKTRKYFIFDEFNVYASDVAIDLLNKSRSANVTCIPAFQSLSDLDKAGGVALRNQVIENCNNYIIMRQNSYDSSAEWEKVIGQEKTTNYSYSVENKASIFGNKIISTGNGNMHESLESKYTYTDIQNLAFGQSIFISKDQKIEKKLKMRFVKVDECVILTKKEPTKSILLDETVLMEPITESDFKKKEIKEIKTEPNMDVEIEDDTSYDDIENILK comes from the coding sequence ATGAACAATAATTCTAACACTAGAAAAAATAATAATGGAAGAAGTAATGACCTACAAAATATAGATACTGTTAAAAGTACTGACGATTTTATATTATATAGTGTAGGTTTGGTATTAGCTTTATTTTTTATAATTGTTAGTTTGCCAACGGTACTATTTGCATTAGTCCTAACAATTATATTTATAAACATTAAAAAGATTAATAAAATTTATTTTTGTGTTACAAGTTTAATCTTAGCAATACTCGTAAATTTCAAATTTAGTTTCATAGAAAATTATTTGTTAAGTTCAATAAACTTTTTCAAACTTTTTTTTAGCACAATAATTAAAGGCAATTCAGTAAACATGCCAACAATTTATAAAAATTATATCTTTCACGTTAATTTAGTTTGGCAATTATTAATTGCTTTAATAATAAGTAGTGTAATCGCAGAGATACATTATATACATACAAAAGAAGCAAAAAAAGGTATAAGTAAAGCAGATAAAAAAAGAGAAGTTGAAAAAGAAAGTGCTATAACTAAATATTTAGAAAAAATTGATTTACAAAAACATGATGATACAACTACAACAATTGGTGCTGACTATGAAAATATTAAATCAGTAAAAATAAATGATAATGCAAAACATATAATTGTAGCGGGAACAACTGGAGCAGGTAAAACAGTTGCAATAGCAAATTTTATTGAAAGTGCTCTTCAAAAGAATTATCCTGTTCTTGCGATTGATGGTAAAGGAGATTTGGGGGAAGGAAGTTTATTAAATTATATGCAAGCACTTTCTAAGAAAAACAATAGAAAATTATATATAATAAATTTTGTGGAACCTAGTTTTAGTGATTGTTACAATCCGTTTAAAAATGCGGGAATGACAGAAGCAAAAGATATGTTAATTGGCATGAGTGATTGGTCAGAACCACATTATAAAGTAAATACAGAAAGATATTTACAACAATTAATAAAGATTTTAAATATAAAAAAAATACCTTTAGATTTAAATACAATAATAAAGTATTCACCTACATTATTTCAAAATTTAATTACAGAAATGAAAGATAAAGAAGAAATATCAATTGATGAATTTACAAAGTTATCAGATATTATTGAAATAACCGCACCTATAGTAAATAGTGCAATGGCTCGGTTTGCAACTACCGCAGAAAGTGAAGCCGGTGAAATTTTTAATTGTAGTGGTGTTGATGTTTACACAGCATTAAAAGAAAAAGCCAATATCTTAATCATTTTAGATCCTTTAGGTAAACCGGAACTTTCTAAACAAGTTGGTCGACTTGCAATATTGGATGCTAAAAAAGCAGTATCTAAATTATTTTCAGATAAAACAAGAAAGTATTTTATTTTTGATGAATTTAATGTTTATGCCAGTGACGTTGCAATCGACTTATTAAATAAATCTCGTAGTGCTAATGTAACATGCATTCCAGCGTTTCAAAGTTTGTCAGACTTAGACAAAGCGGGTGGTGTGGCTCTTAGAAACCAAGTTATAGAAAACTGTAATAATTACATTATCATGCGACAAAATTCTTATGACAGTTCTGCAGAGTGGGAAAAAGTTATTGGCCAAGAAAAAACAACTAACTATTCTTATAGTGTAGAAAACAAAGCTAGTATTTTTGGAAATAAAATAATTTCAACTGGCAATGGTAATATGCACGAATCTCTTGAAAGCAAATATACTTATACAGATATTCAAAACTTAGCATTTGGACAAAGTATTTTTATATCAAAAGACCAAAAAATTGAGAAGAAATTAAAAATGCGTTTCGTAAAGGTTGATGAGTGCGTAATTTTAACTAAAAAAGAACCTACAAAGTCCATACTTCTTGATGAGACAGTTTTAATGGAACCAATAACCGAAAGTGATTTTAAGAAAAAAGAAATTAAAGAAATTAAAACTGAACCAAATATGGATGTAGAAATTGAAGACGATACAAGTTATGATGATATCGAAAACATATTAAAATGA